The genomic segment caatatatgtaacctaaacttatgtacccccataatatgctgaaataaaaaaaaaaaagaattctactcAGTGCAGGTAATTCTATATATAAGGTGTACCaaaaaataagatgtttttaataagaaaaattataaaaaaacagaatGTGTTCTTATTAAACTATATATAactttgtctaattcagaggttatttaaagtttgaatcaaaataaatttagaaagaaaataaaaacaaaattccacttttaaataagagaaagatgtaaaaaggcaatgaatataaaaaggtttttttagtaagaaaggttaaacagaaagaataatgtaAAGAAAGGATCTTGCATGAaattttttgtcctaaaatgactggttatttaggaaaaggaaatgttaggacaaaacagaaagtttttaggCATGTTTTGTAGATAATATATGGTACATGCAGGTTGGGATAAAGTTTATAAAGGGGAATTTATTAAGGAATTTTGTATGTGGTCCAGTtggctataaataaaaaaaaattttttccttggctaAAACAAAGATTTCTGTTAATACTAATTTActcttaatgaaaaaatatttattttttcagtcctGAGCCATTTATTCCTCCAGATCAATTTTACAAAACCTTTCAcaggttttatttaaaattcctttgGGGCCTTATTAGAGGTACAATGAAATTTATTAACTTGagaagaattgacattttaaaatattgagtcttccttCTTAGGAATATAAcatctccatttatttacatcttcaTTTTGTGTTCTGTTATAGTTTCTTCAGATAGGTCTTACTCATTCCTTTTTCCCCTCAGCTTTACTCctaagtaatttttatattttcttgccactttcaattaaaattttcttcaaattacaTTTTTCCAATACAAGAAAAGTACTAATATTGGTATATTTATCTTGTATCTGGCCATTTTGGTAAAGTCTtcatagattttaaattttttcagatgACTCTCTTGGATTTTCTATGTGGACAATCATGTCacctaaaaataataacaatttcatCCTTTCTAATGTTTATGCCTCCTATccctttagttttcctttttcactgGTTTAGACCACTGTCTCAGCAAAGTAGCTTAATAGTGATAACAGAAACCatcctttctttatcttttccatGATACTGGTGAACATAGGGCTGTTAGACTCTGAGTTTTCTATAACATTTCTGAATATCTGAATGTTTAGAATGAGAACTTCATAGCTTTATAATTGCAAAAATTcatacatttaaagaactaatctCAGTAACATAAGCTATTCCTGGTAGTACTGCTATTTTGACTAGCATCCCTGGATGAAAACCTGTCCAGATCATATTATCCAAACAAAAAGGTTTAAATAGACATTTAAGCATGTTTTGCTCTGAAGACCTAAGGAAGTACCATCTGAATTATGTGGATAACAAGGACCATTGATTAATTCTAATGTTCATTATTGCACTGCCACTACCATCtctgcaaatattaatatgagCAGGAAGGGACCCTGAGTGAAAGAACCTCATTCATGGGGATCCCTTGTATAAAAGCATCCTGATTCAAGGTAAAATCCATAAACCTCTTCCtctgggacaaaaaaaaaaaaaaaaaaaaaaagaggctaaaATTTTGTCCAGAGACAACATAAGAAGAATCttcagaaagagaaatgagaacttAGATAAATTAGGCCACATAGAAGTTCCTAAGAACACATGAAAAACCTTTAGTTTCTAACTTAGAAGGCAGCTTGGAGAGTTTTAACTGTCCCCTTGTTGGACGTTTCTATCTGTTTCTCTgtagtttcttttatttgttcttttttaaaaattttatttatttatgtcaatagatttaggggataaaATGGTTATTTTAGTTACATGGGTGAATTGCATAGTGGGGAAGTAAGGATTTTTAgcgtacccatcacccaaatagtgcaCATTATACTCAAGAAGTTATTTTTCATGGGTCACCCCCATACCACCTCCCGCCTTCTgaatctccaatgtccattattaCACTCAGaatgaccatgcatacccatagGTTAGCTCCCACTcgtaagtgagaacatgaaatatttgttttgccattcctgagatacttcacttaggataacagcCTCCCATTCCAATCAAGTAGCTacaaaagacatcattttattcttttttatgcctgAGTGGCATTCCATTGtctatgtgtatgtctgtgtgtgcgtgtgcatgtgtgtgtgtatcacattttcttagttttttttttttttttttttttgttgagacagagtctcactttgttgcccaggctagagtgagtgccgtggcgtcagcttagctcacagcaacctcagactcctgggcttaagcgatcctactgcctcagcctcccaagtagctgggactacaggcatgcgccactatgcccggctaattttttctatatagatttttagttgtccatataatgtctttctatttttagtagagacggggtctcgctcaggctggtctcgaactcctgaccttgagcaatccacccgcctcggcctcccagagtgctaggattacaggcgtgagccaccgcgcccggccatcacattttctttatgcactcATCAGTTCAGGGGCACCTGTGTTGATTCCATGTCTCTGCAATTCTGTTtctgctgtgataaacattctctctgtagtttcttacatattcttttaaaagcatAGCAAAAACCAGTGAGCTATTTTTAGAGGCTTGAGGATATAGAAGAAGCTATCTTGATCAAATTGCCCTTCGCATCTCTCCTACGGCTTCTCCAAACCCTGTCCGAGAAGTCCAGAGACATGGAGTTAAAGAACTATAGCAGCAGCACCTCAGGCTTCATCCTCCTGGGCCTCTCCTCCAACCCTCAGCTGCAGAAGCCCCTGTTTGCCATCTTCCTCATCATGTACCTGCTCACCATGGTGGGGAATGTACTCATCATCCTGGCCATCCACTCTGACACCAGGCTCCAtacccccatgtacttcttcctcagcAACTTGTCTTTCATGGATATCTGCTTTGCAACAGACATTGTGCCCAAGATGCTGGTGAATTTCCTCTCAGAGACAAAGGCCATCTCCTATGTGGGCTGTCTGGTCCAGATGTACTTCTTCATGGCCTTTGGGAACACCGACAGCTACCTACTGGCCTCCATGGCTATTGACCGGctggtggccatctgcaaaccctTCCACTATGATGTGGTTATGAGCCCACGGCATTGCCTCCTCATGCTGTTGGGTTCTTGCACCATCTCCCACCTACATTCCCTGTTCCGGGTGCTACTCATGTCTCACCTGTCTTTCTGTACCTCCCATGTCATTAAGCACTTTTTCTGTGATACCCAGCCTGTGCTAAAGCTGTCCTGCTCTGACACATCCTCCAGCCAGATTGTGGTCATGACCGAGACCATGGCTGTCATCGTGACCCCCTTCCTGTGCATCATCTTCTCCTACCTGAGAATCATCATCACTGTGCTCGCAATCCCCTCTGCAGCCGGGAAGTGgaaggccttctccacctgtggcTCCCACCTCACTGTGGTGGTCCTGTTCTATGGCAGTATCATCTATGTCTATTTTAGGCCCCTGTCCATGTACTCAGTGGTGAAGGACCGGGTAGCCACAGTTATGTACACGGTAGTGACACCCATGCTGAACCCTttcatctacagcctgaggaacaaAGACATGAAGAAgggtttaaagaaattaagagacaGAATTCAGTCATAGAAAGAACAAATGATGGAATGTCATCACTGGGAGATGCCCTAAGACATTATCAGGTTATCCTTCCTTCCTAACCTTTTCCACAGGGCACTCAAAGAGGTCATGAGAAGTGGTGTTTGATGGCAGTAAGATAATCGACCTGGGAGCAAAAGTCTTGGTTTGTATCAGTGACTTTGACCAAGTATACATTCCATCCCAGGCTAGGTACTGCTAGGAATCCAGATTCAGGAAGATGGTTTCTACCATCCTCAATACACTGGCAACCATATAGAAAGGTAAAGTTATCTCCAAATAACTCTTCTATTAGTATAAGCTTGACAATGCCCAGCAGTCAAGGAGTTATAAATCctattaattttctgaaaaagaaactaaatgggTTTAATAGGTAATTGGGTAAGACTTCTTAGAAGAATAAGCTGAGGTCATCTTGAAGAATAGACTGAATTTTGACAGATGAAGTTTCAAAAGGTGAGGAAATGGGCTCAGCATTTCAAATAGTGTAAACCACCCAAGCATATAGAGGCAATAAGCACTGCAATGTGGTTGAGGGACAGTGAAAAGCCCTATGAGGTTTGCTCAATCTGAAAgtaaggaaaatgaggctggaAAGATAGAGAAATCTACAGGGCAGATTTACTCTCCCCACCAACACTCAAGTGTCATGACAGCGTGAATATTCAGTACCCAactcccttctcctgccctcttaATTCTTCATTTCTCCAATTTTCCAGCATCCTCACTAAGCTTCCCTTTATATCCTGGAAAAAGCAAGTATATCAGTCAGGAGAATCTATATTGTGGTGTGGAGACAAACAACCTCAAAATCTTAGGACCTTAAAACCAAAGGTTTGTTTCTCATTCACATTGTATGTCCACCATACAAAAGTGCAGGAGTGCTGCTCACTTTAAATACTCAGCAATTCAAGATTATGGAGCAGTCATCCTTGAAAACATTAATCATCACTCTGTCAGAATCTGAGAAATACTCTTAAATATTTTACACTGGCAGTTGAATACTCTGTTCCAGAAGTGACTCACACCACTTCTGACCAAAACTCATTGTCCAAAACTAATCTCATGACCCTATCTAAACCCAGAGATCCAGGAGGCACAATCCAACCAAGTGCCTCTAAGACCAACCAAGTGCCTCTAAAATGGAGAGCCAGAGTATTTGATAAACAGCACTAGTGACTACTGCACAACTATAttaacacacaaacacatcagTGTGAATTAGTTATTTTATCAATCCTCCCTGAGTAAGTTACTGTCAACAATAATGGTAATATAAGACTTATACTCACTCTctggaatccttctgcctcaattACTTCATCAAGTTCTCACAACTGCCAGCTTTTCTGGGTCAGAAGCTTGTTAAAGGCAAAATCTGAAGTTCAATACAAGTCTTTTGGCCTTAAAGATAGAGCAAAAGATGTATAAGAGTCTAATGGAACACAGGGACACCTAGGCTCCAACCTCGAGCTCCCTGCCATTGTTTTCATTGAGTCCTCCTAATTATAAGGAAGTAACCAGTAAGTCAGAAAAGAATCCCAATGCAGTAGCCCTTATAGTTTTACAGGCAGGCACACCTGGCTTTCACCACTATCTCCCAATGATCACCTGGTTTAGAGGATGCCGGCTAGAAGATTTGTATCATTTCCACTTACTCTATTtatgtgccttagttttctcatgttCAACCAAATATAATAAGCTACTTTAGAGTGTGATAGATTCttggtatatattaaataaataacttcattAATTACAGCTGCCATGAACTTATTAAGCTAATTATGTCCTTTGGTCCTGAGAACATtaacttacttttttatttctgaccTCACACTGCCTTCATCCCCAGACTTCTTTTTATTAACAAATCCATGGAAACAAATTCACAAAAACATCTCTTATGAATAATCCTACAGATATTATCAAAAGGTCAAACTAAAGGGAATTCTAGATAACAAATAACAATGAGAGTACACTTTGGAATAAAAGAGTTCCCAGTCTGGCCCTCAGGTAAGTCCTAAACTTCTCAGTCAAAGTGAGAGAGTTTTCTCTGTTAGAATATGGGGccaggattttgttgagaatatttgcatctatattcataagggatattgggctgtagttttctttttgttgttgcatcctttcctggttttggtatcaggatgatgttggcttcataaaacgtgttggggaggatgcCTTCCTtgtcaatgttgtggaataatttctgcaggataggcaccagttctacattgtaggtctggtaaaatttgggtgtgaaaccatctggtccaggacttttctttttaggaagaatttttattgctgtttcaatttcggtacttgatattggtctgttcaggaattctgtttcttcctgattgagcctagggaggctgtgtgtttctaagaatttgtccatttcctctacattttcaagtttatgtgcatagaggtttttatagtattcatagatgatattttgtatttccatggcatcagttgtaatttctcctttttcattcttgatgGAGCTTaatagagtcctttcttttctgcttctcgttaatctagcaagaggtgcctcaattttgtttattttttcaaagaaccaagtttttgttttattaatcttctgtgtagttttttattatcaatttcatttagttctgctctgatctttgttatttattttcttctgctggctttggggtcagtttgctcatccttttccagttctttgagatgattcattagattatttatttgtggtctttctgtcttttggatgtaggcatttatggaaataaactttcttctcagcactgctttagctgtgtcccacagattttgataacttgtgtctcctttatcatttagttcaaagaatctcttgatttccatcttgatttctgcCTTAAGGCAATAATTGTTCatcagaaggttgtttagtttccatgactttgtgtagagatgagaatTTCTgatggagttgatttctaattttatttcactgtagtCTTTGTGTAGAGATAAGAATTTCTGATggatttgatttctaattttatttcactatggtcttagaagatgcatggtataatttctattttttttaattttttgagacatgcattgtggcctaggatatggtcaatctaagagaatgtcccatgagctgatgagaagaatgtatattcagtggtttttgggtagaatgttctgtaaatgtcagtcacgCCCATGTTCTagagttctatttaagtccattgtttatttatttattttatgtttggagggtctgtcctgttctgtcagaggggtgttaaagtctctggctattacaatgttgctgtttattattttgtttagatcaagtaggatttgctttatgaatctgggtgtacctgagttaggtgcataaatatttagaattgttatgttttcttgatgaattgtacccttcaccattatatagtgaacatctttgtctttcattacttttgttgatttgaagactaagttatatgaaatcagaactgccacaccagctttcttttggcttctgtttgtttgtaatgttttccatcccttcaccttgagtctgaatgcatccttgtgggttagatgtgttttctgaagacagcagatatgtggcttgtgtatatttatccatttggccagcctatgtctctttagtgggcagttcaagccattcatatttattgagagaattgataggtagggcagatttctgttcatcctgttgaattgaactttgttgctttgttttctctcttgagccattgtggtatttGGCCTTTGACCTTTggcttagcaaactgaattcaggtgcttatcaaaaaaataatacatcagcaccaagtgggcttcatcccagagatggagggatggttcaacatatgcaaacctataaatgtaattcaccacataaatagaagcaaaaacaaaacccatatgATCCTcccaacagacacagaaaaagcattcaacaaaattcaatacccttttatgataagaatgcttaacaaaataggcatagatgggacttacctaaaagtgatacaagccatatatgacaaactcacagtcaacatcatactgaatggggaaaaattgaaagcattcccgcttagaactggaaccagacaaggtttccctctttcactgcttctattcaacatagtgctggaagtcctagccagagcaatcagacaagagaagaaaattaagggcatccaaatggggacagaagaggtcaaactatggctctttgctaatgatatgatcttatatctagaaaaccccaaagatccttccatgagactactggatttgataaacaaattcagcaaagtctcaggttacaaattcaatgtacagaaatcagtagcattcctatatgccaacaacagtcaaactgagaaccaaatcgaAGACTCAATACTCTCCACAATAgcaacaatgaaattaaaataa from the Eulemur rufifrons isolate Redbay chromosome 7, OSU_ERuf_1, whole genome shotgun sequence genome contains:
- the LOC138387554 gene encoding olfactory receptor 1L4-like: MELKNYSSSTSGFILLGLSSNPQLQKPLFAIFLIMYLLTMVGNVLIILAIHSDTRLHTPMYFFLSNLSFMDICFATDIVPKMLVNFLSETKAISYVGCLVQMYFFMAFGNTDSYLLASMAIDRLVAICKPFHYDVVMSPRHCLLMLLGSCTISHLHSLFRVLLMSHLSFCTSHVIKHFFCDTQPVLKLSCSDTSSSQIVVMTETMAVIVTPFLCIIFSYLRIIITVLAIPSAAGKWKAFSTCGSHLTVVVLFYGSIIYVYFRPLSMYSVVKDRVATVMYTVVTPMLNPFIYSLRNKDMKKGLKKLRDRIQS